One Gadus morhua chromosome 13, gadMor3.0, whole genome shotgun sequence genomic window carries:
- the suox gene encoding sulfite oxidase, mitochondrial, with the protein MLLLLRRCRRLTAGLSPAQAQRARPAASPAPSWCGVGGGSRSSSGGGEDRQTAQDPRWRPALAGLLVGTGAVLAYGLHHHKAERPLAPMEPALPVFSQAEVSKHGSLEAGVWVTFRGGVYDITDFVAMHPGGDKILLAAGGALEPFWALYAVHSQDHVLDILSEYKVGELDPEDQARQRAVEPSDPYSGDPQRHPVLRVNSAKPFNGEPPPELLGDSYITPSAIFFKRNHLPVPRVDPASYRLRVEGLPRPLSLSLADLKSRFPKHTVTATLQCAGNRRSEMNAVKQVKGLNWGIAAISNATWSGALLRDVLREGGWGPEAAAAAAAAAGRGARHVQFEGLDADASGTTYGASIPLNKALSEEGDVLLAYQMNGEDLPADHGYPLRVVVPGTVGARNVKWLGKVIVSREESASHWQQNDYKGFSPGTDWDTVDFKSAPAIQELPVQSAITQPADGAVLERDADGEVTVRGYAWSGGGREVVRVDVSLDGGKTWQVARLREGEEQGEEQGEAPPPPPLPGRAWAWKLWEVVAPLPPGEQQVEIVCKAVDNSYNMQPDSVAPIWNLRGVLSNAWHRVRVTVRED; encoded by the exons atgctgctgctgctgcgacgGTGCAGACGGCTGACTGCAGGGCTGAGTCCTGCCCAGGCGCAACG GGCCAGACCAGCGGCCTCCCCAGCCCCGTCATggtgcggggtgggggggggaagccgGAGCAGCAGTGGTGGGGGTGAGGACAGGCAGACCGCCCAGGACCCCCGCTGGAGGCCCGCCCTGGCCGGCCTGCTGGTTGGGACCGGCGCCGTCCTGGCCTacggcctccaccaccacaag GCGGAGCGGCCGTTGGCCCCCATGGAGCCGGCGCTGCCCGTCTTCAGCCAGGCGGAGGTGTCCAAGCACGGCTCGCTGGAGGCCGGCGTCTGGGTCACCTTCCGCGGCGGCGTCTACGACATCACCGACTTCGTGGCCATGCACCCCGGGGGGGACAAGATCCTGCTGGCGGCGGGCGGGGCCCTGGAGCCCTTCTGGGCGCTGTACGCCGTCCACAGCCAGGACCACGTGCTGGACATCCTGTCGGAGTACAAG gtGGGGGAGCTGGACCCTGAGGACCAGGCGCGCCAGCGGGCGGTGGAGCCGTCGGACCCCTACTCCGGGGACCCCCAGCGCCACCCCGTCCTGCGGGTCAACAGCGCCAAGCCCTTCAACGGCGAGCCTCCGCCCGAGCTGCTGGGCGACAGCTACATCACGCCCTCCGCCATCTTCTTCAAGCGGAACCACCTCCCCGTGCCGCGCGTGGACCCCGCGTCGTACCGGCTGCGCGTGGAGGGCCTCCCGCGGCCCCTGAGCCTCTCGCTGGCGGACCTCAAGAGCCGCTTCCCCAAGCACACGGTGACGGCCACGCTGCAGTGCGCCGGCAACCGCCGCTCGGAGATGAACGCCGTCAAGCAGGTGAAGGGGCTGAACTGGGGCATCGCCGCCATCAGCAACGCCACCTGGAGCGGCGCCCTGCTCAGGGACGTGCTGCGCGAGGGGGGCTGGGGCcccgaggcggcggcggcggcggcggcggcggccggcagGGGGGCCCGCCACGTGCAGTTCGAGGGCCTGGACGCGGACGCGTCGGGCACCACGTACGGCGCGTCCATCCCGCTGAACAAGGCGCTGAGCGAGGAGGGGGACGTGCTGCTGGCGTACCAGATGAACGGCGAGGACCTGCCGGCCGACCACGGCTACCCGCTGCGCGTGGTCGTGCCCGGCACCGTGGGCGCCCGCAACGTCAAGTGGCTGGGCAAGGTGATCGTCAGCCGGGAGGAGAGCGCCAGCCACTGGCAGCAGAACGACTACAAGGGCTTCTCGCCGGGCACGGACTGGGACACGGTGGACTTCAAGTCGGCCCCCGCCATCCAGGAGCTGCCGGTGCAGTCGGCCATCACGCAGCCCGCCGACGGGGCGGTGCTGGAGCGCGACGCCGACGGGGAGGTGACGGTGCGCGGCTACGCCTGGAGCGGCGGCGGGCGGGAGGTGGTGCGCGTGGACGTGTCGCTGGACGGGGGGAAGACGTGGCAGGTGGCGCgactgagggagggggaggagcagggggaggagcagggggaggccccgcccccgccgccgctgccgggCCGCGCCTGGGCCTGGAAGCTGTGGGAGGTGGTGGCGCCGCTGCCCCCCGGGGAGCAGCAGGTGGAGATCGTGTGCAAGGCGGTGGACAACAGCTACAACATGCAGCCCGACTCGGTGGCACCCATCTGGAACTTGAGAGGCGTGCTGAGCAACGCCTGGCACCGCGTGAGGGTGACGGTCAGGGAGGACTGA
- the mcrs1 gene encoding microspherule protein 1 yields MQAGGPAGPQMAAAGAQSRSEDEEPAGKKDLKRTTTQAFGGGIPKRRSSSRSIKRKKFDDELVESSLVKSSTRVKGPPVIEPIRCSGSEPSSNEKKKVTKSSTTLTPPLTMVVTPPPIAKRVKKSKQPLQITKDLGRWKPTDDLLLINAVLQTTDLTSVHLGVKFSCRFTFREIKERWYALLYDPVISKLAWQAMRQLHPETIAAIQSKALFSQAEEALMAKIGSTSQPKLEVFQELLSKYPSVFHPSRAPKSLLVHWQLLKQYYLLEDQSVQPLPKGDQVLNFSDAEQMVDEAKLKDSRDEVLEHELMISDRHQKREIRQLEQELPRWQVLVDSITGMNVPDFDNQTLAALRGRMVRYLMRSREITLGRATKDKQIDVDLSLEGPAWKISRKQGIIKLKNNGDFFIANEGRRPIYIDGRPVLSGNKWKLNNNSVVEIAGLRFVFLINLELISLIKAEAAKMTQQ; encoded by the exons ATGCAGGCGGGGGGCCCTGCAGGCCCGCAGATGGCAGCGGCCGGAGCTCAGAGTCGGTCGGAGGATGAGGAGCCCGCAGGGAAGAAGGATCTGAAGAGGACGACTACCCAAGCCTTCGGCGGTGGGATTCCCAAACGGAGGAGTTCTTCCAG GTCCATTAAGAGGAAGAAGTTTGACGATGAGCTGGTGGAGAGCAGCCTGGTGAAGTCCTCAACCAGAGTGAAAGGCCCTCCAGTCATAGAGCCAATCCGCTGCTCAGGGAGCGAGCCTTCTTCCAATGAGAAAAAGAAG GTGACAAAGTCCAGCACTACTCTTACACCCCCCCTCACCATGgtggtcaccccccctcccatcgcCAAGAGGGTGAAGAAGAGCAAGCAGCCGCTGCAAATCACAAAAGACCTGGGCCGCTGGAAACCCACCGacgacctcctcctcatcaacGCTGTTTTACAG ACCACAGACCTCACCTCGGTCCACCTGGGGGTGAAGTTCAGCTGTCGCTTCACCTTCCGGGAGATCAAGGAGCGATGGTACGCTCTGCTCTACGACCCGGTCATCTCAAA GCTGGCGTGGCAGGCCATGCGCCAGCTCCACCCGGAGACCATCGCTGCCATCCAGAGCAAGGCCCTCTTCAGCCAGGCGGAGGAGGCCCTGATGGCAAAGATCGGCTCG ACCAGTCAGCCGAAGCTGGAGGTGTTCCAAGAGCTTCTGAGCAAATACCCCAGCGTGTTCCATCCCTCCAGGGCCCCCAAGAGCCTGCTGGTCCACTGGCAGCTGCTCAAGCAGTACTACCTCCTGGAGGACCAGAGTG tCCAGCCCCTACCGAAGGGGGACCAGGTCCTCAACTTCTCTGACGCTGAGCAGATGGTCGATGAGGCCAAACTAAA GGACAGCAGGGACGAGGTGTTGGAGCATG AGCTGATGATCTCCGACCGGCACCAGAAGCGGGAGATCCGCCAGTTGGAGCAGGAATTGCCCCGCTGGCAGGTTCTGGTGGACAGCATCACCG GGATGAACGTCCCGGACTTCGACAACCAGACCCTGGCAGCGCTGCGGGGCCGCATGGTGCGCTACCTCATGAGGTCCAGAGAG ATCACCCTGGGGAGAGCCACCAAGGACAAACAGATCGACGTTGACCTGTCGCTAGAGGGGCCCGCCTGGAAGATCTCCAGGAAACAAG GAATTATTAAGCTGAAGAATAATGGCGATTTCTTCATCGCCAACGAGGGTCGTCGTCCGATCTACATCGATGGCAGACCAGTTCTGTCCGGCAACAAGTGGAAACTTAACAACAACTCTGTGGTGGAA ATTGCAGGGTTGCGATTCGTCTTCCTCATCAACCTCGAACTCATTTCACTCATCAAAGCGGAGGCGGCCAAGATGACTCAGCAGTGA
- the cyp27b1 gene encoding 25-hydroxyvitamin D-1 alpha hydroxylase, mitochondrial, producing the protein MLQQALKVSSRSVSPLIRWMEGWAEITSTAIKRSTEPVVKTLREMPGPSIANFAWDLFAKGGLSRIHELQLEGLRRYGPVWKASFGPILTVHVAEPSLIEQILRQEGRHPMRSDLSSWKDFRKLRDHGYGLLTSEGEEWQAVRSLLGKHMLRPRAVEAYDGALNAVVSDLVLKLRHSRHPDGLVPDVAQEFYRFGLEGISSVLFDSRLGCLEPLVPEETERFIQSINTMFVMTLLTMAMPNWLHRLFPKPWTTFCQCWDYMFAFAKGHIDERLQKDAANMARGEKVEGNYLTYYLTQAGLPMKTVYSNVTELLLAGVDTISSTLSWSLYELSRHPELQASLREEVLSVLGDRKIPEAADVARMPLLKATVKEAHRLYPVIPANARVLTEGDIELGGFLIPKNTLITLCHFATSRDPAIFPNPDEFQPRRWLSRDQSHHPYASVPFGVGKRSCVGRRIAELELYLALARIVTEFEVKPDPAGGDVKPMTRTLLVPDRDVNLQFVDL; encoded by the exons ATGTTGCAGCAAGCCCTCAAGGTGTCCAGCCGCAGCGTGTCTCCACTCATCaggtggatggagggatgggcgGAGATCACCTCCACGGCCATCAAGAGGAGCACTGAGCCGGTGGTGAAGACCCTGAGGGAGATGCCCGGCCCTTCGATCGCAAACTTTGCGTGGGACTTGTTTGCAAAGGGAGGACTGTCGCGCATCCACGAACTACAG CTGGAGGGTCTGCGGCGCTACGGGCCCGTGTGGAAGGCGAGCTTCGGGCCCATCCTCACGGTGCATGTGGCGGAGCCCTCCCTGATCGAGCAGATCCTCAGGCAGGAGGGCCGCCACCCCATGCGCTCCGACCTATCGTCCTGGAAGGACTTCAGGAAGCTCCGGGACCACGGCTACGGCCTGCTCACATC tgAGGGCGAGGAGTGGCAGGCCGTGAGGAGCCTCCTGGGGAAGCACATGCTGCGGCCGCGGGCCGTGGAGGCGTACGACGGCGCCCTGAACGCCGTGGTCAGCGACCTCGTCCTCAAGCTCCGGCACAGCCGCCACCCCGACGGCCTGGTCCCCGACGTGGCCCAGGAGTTCTACCGCTTCGGCCTGGAGG gtaTCTCCTCTGTGCTGTTTGACTCCAGGCTGGGCTGTCTGGAGCCGCTGGTTCCCGAGGAGACGGAGCGGTTCATCCAGTCCATCAACACCATGTTCGTCATGACGCTGCTCACCATGGCGATGCCCAACTGGCTGCACCGCCTCTTCCCAAAACCCTGGACCACCTTCTGCCAGTGCTGGGACTACATGTTCGCCTTCG CCAAAGGTCACATCGACGAGCGTCTGCAGAAGGATGCAGCGAACATGGCTCGtggggagaaggtggaggggaACTACCTCACCTACTACCTAACCCAGGCCGGTCTGCCCATGAAGACCGTCTACAGCAACGTGACCGAGCTCCTCCTGGCTGGGGTGGACACC ATCTCCAGCACCCTGTCCTGGTCGCTGTACGAGCTGTCCCGCCACCCTGAGTTGCAGGCGTCCCTTCGAGAGGAGGTGCTGTCTGTCCTCGGAGATCGTAAAATACCCGAGGCTGCGGACGTGGCTCGCATGCCCCTCTTGAAGGCCACCGTCAAAGAGGCCCACCG GCTGTACCCTGTTATTCCTGCCAACGCCCGGGTCCTCACAGAGGGTGACATCGAGCTTGGAGGCTTCCTCATTCCCAAAAAT ACTCTGATCACGCTGTGCCATTTCGCCACCTCCCGGGACCCTGCGATATTCCCGAACCCGGATGAGTTCCAGCCGCGGCGCTGGCTAAGCCGGGACCAGAGCCACCACCCGTACGCCTCGGTGCCGTTCGGCGTCGGGAAGCGCAGCTGTGTGGGTCGACGCATCGCTGAGCTGGAGCTCTACCTCGCACTCGCCCGG ATTGTGACGGAGTTCGAGGTGAAGCCAGACCCAGCAGGAGGAGACGTGAAGCCCATGACCCGAACGCTTCTGGTCCCCGACCGGGATGTCAACCTCCAGTTTGTTGACCTGTGA
- the mettl1 gene encoding tRNA (guanine-N(7)-)-methyltransferase: MSLSMPQKRYYRQRAHSNPMADHTFDYPVSPEKMDWSPLYPEFFPGSPSEGGAAAQVEFADVGCGYGGLLVELSPLFPDKLILGLEIRVKVSDYVQDRIRSLRAAEDGGYQNVACLRSNAMKYLPNYFTKGQLSKMFFLFPDPHFKKTKHKWRIISATLLAEYAYALRVGGMVYTNTDVEEVNVWMVKHFTEHPLFTRVPEDQLVEDVIVGRLGSCTEEGKKVQRNGGKNFLAVFRRIEEAN; the protein is encoded by the exons ATGAGTCTGTCTATGCCCCAGAAGCGGTACTACAGACAGAGGGCTCACTCCAACCCGATGGCCGACCACACGTTTGACTA tcctgtGAGTCCGGAGAAGATGGACTGGTCCCCGCTGTACCCCGAGTTCTTCCCTGGCTCCCCGTCCGAGGGGGGCGCAGCGGCCCAGGTCGAGTTTGCAGACGTCGGCTGTGGATACGGAGGTCTTTTAG TGGAGCTGTCTCCGCTCTTCCCAGACAAGCTGATCCTGGGTCTGGAGATCCGGGTCAAGGTGTCGGACTACGTCCAGGACCGCATCCGCTCGCTGCGCGCCGCGGAGGACGGCGGCTACCAGAACGTGGCCTGTCTCCGTAGCAACGCCATGAAGTACCTGCCCAACTACTTCACCAAGGGACAG CTCAGCAAGATGTTCTTCCTGTTCCCCGACCCCCACTTCAAGAAGACGAAGCACAAGTGGAGGATCATCAGCGCCACGCTGCTGGCCGAATACGCCTACGCGCTGCGGGTCGGG GGGATGGTGTACACCAACACGGACGTGGAGGAGGTCAACGTCTGGATGGTGAAGCACTTCACCGAGCACCCCCTGTTCACACGGGTTCCTGAGGACCAGCTG GTGGAGGACGTGATCGTCGGCCGTCTGGGAAGTTGTacggaggaggggaagaaggtGCAGAGGAACGGAGGGAAGAACTTCCTGGCGGTCTTCCGACGGATCGAGGAGGCAAACTGA